A genomic segment from Stenotrophomonas maltophilia encodes:
- a CDS encoding NAD(P)/FAD-dependent oxidoreductase, which yields MTQKRFAIIGAGPMGLMAAVKLLDQGRSVTIYERDDRIGGMSANFDFDGLSIERYYHFICKTDYPLFALLERYGLSKALRWTDTKMGYFYKGKLYKWGNPFALLAFPHLGPISKFRYALHVMYTKGIKDWTALDKEEAGAWIRRWVGQKAYDVMWKDAFRLKFFEFKDNLSASWIGTRIKRVALSRRNLMNESMGYLEGGSMTLLERMVQDIQARGGRIELSQGIDEVVSENGKVSGVSVGGEFTAYDGVISTAPIQYVPALVPGLPEDFRAKVAAVQNIPVACVILKLKHAVSENFWMNISDPGIEIPGVIEYSNLNPGHDPDQKILYAPYYMPKTHPKWQQSNAELIEEVLGYLARINPAFERDWVLASHCHRYEFAQTICPPGFQEMLPSMRTPVQGFFMADTAYYYPEDRSINESINTAEALVNEALRA from the coding sequence ATGACCCAGAAGCGATTTGCCATCATCGGCGCAGGCCCCATGGGCCTGATGGCCGCCGTGAAACTCCTCGACCAGGGCCGTTCGGTCACGATCTACGAGCGTGACGATCGCATTGGCGGCATGTCGGCCAACTTCGATTTCGACGGTCTGTCGATCGAGCGCTATTACCACTTCATCTGCAAGACCGACTATCCGCTCTTCGCGCTGCTGGAGCGCTACGGCCTGTCCAAGGCGCTGCGCTGGACCGACACCAAGATGGGCTATTTCTACAAGGGAAAGCTCTACAAGTGGGGCAACCCGTTTGCACTGCTGGCCTTCCCCCACCTTGGGCCGATCAGCAAGTTCCGCTATGCGCTGCACGTGATGTACACCAAGGGCATCAAGGACTGGACGGCGCTGGACAAGGAAGAGGCCGGCGCATGGATCCGGCGCTGGGTCGGCCAGAAGGCCTATGACGTGATGTGGAAGGATGCCTTCCGCCTGAAGTTCTTCGAGTTCAAGGACAACCTGTCGGCCAGCTGGATCGGCACGCGCATCAAGCGCGTGGCACTGTCCCGCCGCAACCTGATGAACGAGAGCATGGGCTACCTGGAAGGGGGCTCGATGACGCTGCTGGAACGCATGGTGCAGGACATCCAGGCGCGCGGCGGCCGTATCGAGCTGTCGCAGGGCATCGATGAAGTAGTGTCCGAGAACGGCAAGGTCAGCGGTGTATCGGTGGGCGGCGAATTCACCGCTTACGACGGCGTGATCTCCACCGCACCCATCCAGTACGTGCCGGCGCTGGTGCCGGGGCTGCCGGAGGACTTCCGCGCCAAGGTCGCGGCGGTGCAGAACATTCCCGTCGCCTGCGTGATCCTCAAGCTCAAGCACGCGGTGAGCGAAAACTTCTGGATGAACATCAGCGATCCGGGCATCGAGATCCCGGGCGTGATCGAGTACAGCAACCTCAACCCGGGCCACGACCCGGACCAGAAGATCCTGTACGCGCCGTACTACATGCCCAAGACCCACCCGAAGTGGCAGCAGTCCAACGCCGAGCTGATCGAGGAAGTGCTGGGCTACCTGGCGCGGATCAACCCAGCCTTCGAGCGTGACTGGGTGCTGGCCTCGCACTGCCATCGCTATGAGTTCGCGCAGACGATCTGTCCGCCGGGCTTCCAGGAGATGCTGCCGTCGATGCGCACGCCGGTGCAGGGCTTCTTCATGGCCGACACTGCGTATTACTACCCTGAAGATCGCTCGATCAACGAGAGCATCAACACGGCCGAGGCCCTGGTGAACGAGGCGCTGCGCGCATGA
- a CDS encoding GtrA family protein: MSRQFLLFVICGGTAAAVNVGSRVLFSLAFPFEVAVCLAYGLGMLTAFILNRVLVFKGSNRPIAQQVAWFVGINAISLLQTLGISIVLKRWALPALSWPLDIPLSAHLVGVAVPIVTAYLGHKHFTFARRGVD, encoded by the coding sequence ATGAGTCGCCAGTTCCTCCTGTTTGTTATTTGTGGTGGCACTGCGGCGGCGGTCAATGTCGGTAGCCGCGTCCTGTTCAGCCTTGCTTTCCCTTTCGAGGTGGCGGTCTGCCTTGCCTATGGGCTGGGCATGCTGACGGCTTTCATCCTCAATCGAGTCCTGGTGTTCAAGGGTTCGAACCGGCCTATCGCACAGCAGGTCGCCTGGTTCGTCGGCATCAACGCAATCAGCCTGCTGCAGACCTTGGGCATCAGCATCGTTCTCAAGCGCTGGGCCCTGCCTGCACTGTCGTGGCCATTGGATATCCCACTGAGCGCCCATCTGGTCGGCGTAGCCGTCCCGATCGTAACGGCTTATCTCGGTCACAAACACTTCACATTCGCACGCCGCGGGGTCGATTGA
- a CDS encoding NAD-dependent epimerase/dehydratase family protein: MTDKHAKIVITGAAGLVGQNLIVELKQQGYTQLVAIDKHAHNLDILHGLHPDVRVVKADLAEPGAWAGEFNGAACVVQLHAQITGKTTDLFVRNNITATGHVLKATQDAAVPYMVHISSSVVNSVAKDDYTNTKREQEEMVVASGQRHCVLRPTLMFGWFDPKHLGWLSRFMARTPVFPIPGDGKFMRQPLYERDFCRCIAKCIETEPDGEVFDIVGDTRVDYVDIIRTIKRVKKLHTVIVHIPIGFFGFLLKVYSLFSSKPPFTADQLKALSAGDDFKGIDTDAVFGVKQTPFEEAIRESYTDPRYAKIVLER, encoded by the coding sequence ATGACCGACAAGCACGCCAAGATCGTCATCACCGGTGCTGCCGGCCTGGTGGGGCAGAACCTGATCGTCGAGCTCAAGCAGCAGGGTTACACCCAGCTGGTCGCCATCGACAAGCATGCCCACAACCTGGATATCCTGCACGGCCTGCATCCGGATGTCCGCGTGGTGAAAGCCGACCTGGCTGAACCTGGCGCGTGGGCCGGTGAATTCAACGGTGCCGCCTGCGTGGTGCAGCTGCACGCGCAGATCACCGGCAAGACCACCGACCTGTTCGTCCGCAACAACATCACGGCCACCGGCCATGTGTTGAAGGCGACCCAGGATGCCGCTGTGCCCTACATGGTGCACATCAGCTCGTCGGTGGTGAATTCGGTCGCCAAGGACGATTACACCAATACCAAGCGCGAACAGGAGGAGATGGTGGTCGCCAGCGGCCAGCGCCACTGCGTGCTGCGCCCGACACTGATGTTCGGCTGGTTCGACCCCAAGCACCTGGGTTGGTTGTCGCGTTTCATGGCACGCACGCCCGTATTCCCGATCCCGGGCGATGGCAAGTTCATGCGCCAGCCCCTGTATGAACGCGACTTCTGCCGCTGCATCGCCAAGTGCATCGAAACCGAACCGGACGGCGAGGTCTTCGACATCGTCGGCGATACCCGTGTGGATTACGTGGACATCATCCGCACCATCAAGCGGGTCAAGAAGCTGCATACGGTGATCGTGCACATCCCGATCGGCTTCTTCGGCTTCCTGTTGAAGGTCTACAGCCTGTTCAGCAGCAAACCGCCCTTCACCGCCGACCAGCTGAAGGCACTCAGTGCCGGCGATGACTTCAAGGGCATCGACACTGATGCCGTGTTCGGCGTGAAGCAGACGCCGTTTGAAGAAGCAATTCGCGAGAGCTACACCGATCCGCGCTACGCGAAGATCGTACTGGAGCGTTGA